A portion of the Granulosicoccus antarcticus IMCC3135 genome contains these proteins:
- a CDS encoding Na+/H+ antiporter subunit E, with protein sequence MTQTLRLTATMACLWLLLSGMFKPMLLILGVLSVAVVVWLAVRMRVLEHRGQPIYFRFLHILEYWAWLVWQIFLSNVDVTRRVWSRKLDIKPTLRRVAATPDTELGRVIYANSITLTPGTTTINFTPNDEILVHALHEDSLAELEKGDMAAHIRDVEPHLHFRNR encoded by the coding sequence ATGACACAAACATTAAGGCTGACTGCGACGATGGCGTGCCTCTGGCTATTACTGTCAGGCATGTTCAAGCCGATGCTGTTGATTCTCGGAGTTCTCTCTGTCGCTGTGGTGGTCTGGTTGGCCGTCCGGATGCGAGTGCTGGAACATCGCGGACAACCCATCTATTTCCGTTTCTTGCACATCCTGGAGTATTGGGCCTGGCTGGTCTGGCAGATCTTCCTCAGTAATGTGGATGTCACGCGCCGTGTCTGGTCGCGCAAACTGGATATCAAACCTACCTTGCGTCGCGTAGCGGCCACACCAGATACCGAGCTGGGGCGAGTCATCTACGCAAACTCCATCACTCTGACGCCCGGAACCACCACCATCAACTTTACTCCCAATGACGAAATTCTGGTGCATGCCCTGCACGAGGACAGTCTGGCGGAGCTCGAAAAAGGTGATATGGCTGCGCACATCCGGGACGTGGAACCTCACCTGCATTTCAGGAACCGCTGA